TGTTTGTACCTTTTTTAACCGATACTCAAAACGGCTATTCGCGGGTACGTAATTGTTCGCAGGCAAGAGCAATTGAAAACGAATGTTATGTGGCCATTGCCGGTAGCGTTGGCAACCTTCCAAAGGTGCACAATATGGATATTCAGTACGCCCAATCGATGGTGTTTACGCCCTGCGATTTTGCGTTTCCTGCAAATGGGGTAAAAGCCGAAGCTACTCCAAATACCGAAATGATATTAATTGCCGATGTAGATATTGGCCTGCTGCGCGAGCTTAACCAGTTTGGAAGTGTGAGAAACCTTAAAGACCGCAGGCTCGATTTGTTTGACCTGAAAAAGAAATAAGTGAAATGCAAGATGTTGAATTGACGCGAGAACTGATTGGAAGGAAGGATTTTGTTGATTTCCCCCAATTAGTGCTTACCGAAATAAAAACAAAAATAGATACAGGTGCTTATACCTCAAGTATAAATTGCCATTATGTTGCCGAAGAAATAATTAATGGAGAAGCGGTGTTGGTTTGTATATTCCTCGATCCGCAACATCCAAAATATACCGGTAAAGAATTCCGTTTTACGAAATATAAAAAGAAGCGTATTAAAAGCTCAAACGGAATAAGCGAAAACCGGTTTTTAATTCGAACCGAGATCAAACTTTTTAATAAGCTATATCTGATAGACTTATCGTTGGCTGATAGACGCTTAATGAAGTATGATGTATTAATTGGCCGTAAATTTCTGAATAAGAAATTTCTGGTGGATACTTCAGTCTCAAATTTGTCGCATAAATTAGTTAAAAAAACAAAAGTAAACACAGAAAAATAAGTACACAAAACATTATGAATATTGTAGTTTTATCAAGAAATCCAAAGCTTTACTCCACCAAAAGATTGGTTCAGGCCGGTGAAGAACGCGGGCACCATATGATGATTGTTGACCACTCGAAATGCGATTTGGTTATTGAAAAGAAAAAGCCTCAGGTAATCTATCACGGGAAAAAACTCGAACATATTGATGCTGTAATTCCACGTATTGGCGCATCAATAACTTTTTACGGAACAGCGGTTGTTCGCCAGTTCGAGATGATGAAAGTATTTACGGCAGTTGAATCGATAGCGCTGGGGCGCTCGCGCGATAAACTACGCAGCCTGCAAATTCTTTCGCGGGCCGGGCTGGGTTTGCCCAAAACGGTATTTACCAATTACAGCAAAAATACCGATCAAATTATTGAAAGTATTGGCGGAGCTCCATTGG
Above is a genomic segment from uncultured Draconibacterium sp. containing:
- a CDS encoding RimK/LysX family protein; translated protein: MQDVELTRELIGRKDFVDFPQLVLTEIKTKIDTGAYTSSINCHYVAEEIINGEAVLVCIFLDPQHPKYTGKEFRFTKYKKKRIKSSNGISENRFLIRTEIKLFNKLYLIDLSLADRRLMKYDVLIGRKFLNKKFLVDTSVSNLSHKLVKKTKVNTEK